The Meiothermus sp. genome segment CGGCCTCGAGCGTGGTGCTGAACTGGAGTGCGGTCACGGGGGCGACTAGCTATGCCCTGGATCGCCGGGTGGGAACGGGCAGCTACAGCGTACTGGCCAGCAACCTTACGGCCCTTACCTACACCGACAACACCGTCACGGCCAACACCACCTACACCTACCGGGTGCGGGCCGTCAATGCCGCCGGTAGCAGCGGGGGTGTGGAGCAACAGGTGACCACTCCGGCAGCCGCCACAGGCGGGAATGGCCTTTCGGGGCGTTACTACGACAACATAGACTTTACCGGCACCAGCTTCACCCGCACCGATGCCACCATCAACTTCAACTGGGGTACGGGCTCTCCTGATCCCCGGATTGGCCCGGATACCTTCAGCGTGCGTTGGACAGGTCAGCTCGAGGCCCGCTTCAGTGAAACCTATACTTTCATCACCCGCACCGACGATGGGGTGCGTTTGTGGGTCAACAACCAACTCCTCATTGATAGATGGGTGAACCAGTCTCCCACCGAACGCAGTGGAACGATTACTTTGGTTGCTGGACAACGCTACACTGTTCGAATGGAATATTACGAGAGTGGGGTTGGGGCGGTAGCCCAACTCTTCTGGAGCAGTCCCAGCCAGCCCAGAGAAATCATTCCCCAGCGCTACTTGTACTCTGATAGCAACCAGCCCGACCCCGTTGCAGCCCCAACCGACCTGATTGCCGTAGGGCTTTCGGCAGGTAGCGTCTACCTGGACTGGTCGGCTGTGAGCGGGGCGAGCAGCTACATTGTGGAGCGGCGCACCGGTAGCTCGGGTTCTTTTGTACAGGTGGGGTCGCCGACGGCCTCGAGCTTTGTGGACAACGGCCTCTCGGCCAGCACAACCTATAGCTATCAGGTCGTTGCGTTGGTGAACGGGGTTCGGGGTTCAGCCGCCAGTGCCAGTGTGACCACACCGCCCATCGAAGCCCCGATCAACGGAGGCAGCACTGCCAGTACCCGGGGGGTCTTTGGCCCGGTGCGCGACTTCCCGCTGGTGGCGACCCATGCGGCACTCTTGCCCGACGGCAAGGTGATTGCCTGGTACAGCTACGACCGCATTGGGGTCTACCGCGATATGCAGGATGCCAATGCGGCCTTCCACCAGAGCTCCATCGTGACCCTGTGGGATCCGGTCACAAACACCTTCGAGGAGGTTAACAACAACACCACCGACCTCTTCTGCGCGGGCTGGGCCGTCATGCAGGATGGGCGCCTGCTGGTAGCCGGGGGCAACCTGGGCACGCCCAACGGCAGCCTGCACACCAACATCTTCGACCCGGTCTCCAAAACCTGGACTCGAGGCCCCAACATGCGGGCCGGACGCTGGTATCCAAGTGTCACGCCATTGCCCAACGGCGAACTGCTCATTACCGGCGGCCAGACCGAGACCGGGGCCAACAACACCCTGCACGAAGTCTGGCAGACCAACGGCACCTTGCGCCAGCTTACTGGGGCGACTACCAACGGGCGCGATTTCGAGCACTACTTCCCCTGGATGCATGTCGCACCCAACGGCCTGGTCTTCCACGCAGGCTGGAACAACACCATGTCTTACCTCAATACAGCCGGTGCCGGCTCGTGGAGTAGCCAGACCTGGGTTCGTCAGGGCCCGGGCCGCTATTACGGCTCGTCGGTGATGTATACACCCGGTCGCATCATAACCATTGGCGGGGGCGGAACGGCCACCGCAACCACTACCCTGATCGAGCTTGGCGGAACCGGTGTAACCTCGGTGGCGGGCCCCTCGATGGCCTTTGCCCGCACCCACCTTAACGCTACCTTGCTGGCGAACGGTCGAGTTTTCGTCAATGGTGGCAATAGAGGCCCCCTCTTCGACGACTCGAGCTCGGTTTTCGACAGCGAGATCTGGAATCCCGCCAGCAACACCTGGACGACAACAGCTCGGGCCCAGCGTCCGCGCAACTACCATGCGGTAGCCTTGCTGTTGCCCGATGCCACCGTTTGGACCGCCGGGAGCGGTGGTTGTGGGGCCGAATGCCAGCCGGGTAGCGGGAGCGCCAGGGCCGGGGTGAATCAACTCAACTACGAGATTTACTACCCGCCGTATCTTTTCAACAGCAGCGGTTCACTGGCAGCGCGCCCCACCATCAGCAGTATGCCGAGCAGTATTCGTTATGGCCAGAGCTTTTCCATCGTGACCCCCGATGCGGCCAATATTCAATCGGTCACGTTGTTGGGCCTGGGTGCTTCTACCCACGCCTTCAACTACACCCAGCGGTTCCTGGCCC includes the following:
- a CDS encoding NPCBM/NEW2 domain-containing protein, with protein sequence MLGVVLAACSSPGSNVPQPYRLGPKLWEDRNLSIMAAPTGNVFLSDLNWVTATNGWGPVERDQSNGETVAGDGRTLTLNGVTYAKGLGAHASSEIVYSLEANCSRFQAVVGLDDEIDTQTQWGSVVFQVFADGVSLFNSGVMRGNSPSQAIDVDVTGRQQLRLVISDGGDNVYYDHANWANARLVCAGSTGLLNPTGFTASATSPTSIALSWNPSSGATGYILERRTPSTSFTQIATPTATTFTDTDLTASTTYTYRVKATNGTEITTGVETSTTTPAANPQQTPYGRSTPWPVPGLIQFEDFDAGGQGISFSDSDTLNRGGSYRDTPVDVLAGTGWGLVGWTAAGEWLEYTVAVAQTGNYDLRVRVNNRMAGARFRVLVDDQDVTGLLDVPATGDWNTYNTVTRAAIPLTAGTRVVRFSFEAVSATDFAAGNYDWFEWVAGSSQPQPPANPSTFTANATSASSVVLNWSAVTGATSYALDRRVGTGSYSVLASNLTALTYTDNTVTANTTYTYRVRAVNAAGSSGGVEQQVTTPAAATGGNGLSGRYYDNIDFTGTSFTRTDATINFNWGTGSPDPRIGPDTFSVRWTGQLEARFSETYTFITRTDDGVRLWVNNQLLIDRWVNQSPTERSGTITLVAGQRYTVRMEYYESGVGAVAQLFWSSPSQPREIIPQRYLYSDSNQPDPVAAPTDLIAVGLSAGSVYLDWSAVSGASSYIVERRTGSSGSFVQVGSPTASSFVDNGLSASTTYSYQVVALVNGVRGSAASASVTTPPIEAPINGGSTASTRGVFGPVRDFPLVATHAALLPDGKVIAWYSYDRIGVYRDMQDANAAFHQSSIVTLWDPVTNTFEEVNNNTTDLFCAGWAVMQDGRLLVAGGNLGTPNGSLHTNIFDPVSKTWTRGPNMRAGRWYPSVTPLPNGELLITGGQTETGANNTLHEVWQTNGTLRQLTGATTNGRDFEHYFPWMHVAPNGLVFHAGWNNTMSYLNTAGAGSWSSQTWVRQGPGRYYGSSVMYTPGRIITIGGGGTATATTTLIELGGTGVTSVAGPSMAFARTHLNATLLANGRVFVNGGNRGPLFDDSSSVFDSEIWNPASNTWTTTARAQRPRNYHAVALLLPDATVWTAGSGGCGAECQPGSGSARAGVNQLNYEIYYPPYLFNSSGSLAARPTISSMPSSIRYGQSFSIVTPDAANIQSVTLLGLGASTHAFNYTQRFLALPIQSRDASSLTVAAPASANLAPPTYYMVFIINQSGVPSVARIVRVEP